The Streptomyces sp. NBC_01689 genome includes a window with the following:
- a CDS encoding IS701 family transposase yields MDLREVRRVRATLALFVADVFASVPRKDQRAKGDCYLRGLMLDGRRKSIQAMAERLPDGNEQNLQQFVNQSTWDPVPVQRRINERLLPLVDPVAWVIDDVSMPKDGRMSVGVAPQYCGALGKRANCQVAVRVHAASDTASCPLQWRLFLPEDWAADSHRRTRTQIPPEVTHREKWRLALDMLDTLADWGMTPPAVVADAAYGTNAHLRAALSERGLTYVLSIRSDVSAHPLDAEPIAPDRKGDIGCWPQPRYRQKAPSVAALATALGQEAFTPLTWRKGTKGELRSRFAAVRVRPAGKAVERPIKASASAGQGWWDGVLPDCWLLAEWPAGAEAPSEYWLSNLPPDTPIADLVRLAKVRWRIEHDYRELKHGLGLDHFEGRSWPGWHHHVTLVTAAQAFLTEQRLAPKAPQPAPPSTRPSTLSKTP; encoded by the coding sequence GTGGACTTGCGTGAAGTGAGGCGTGTTCGGGCGACGTTGGCGTTGTTCGTGGCCGATGTGTTTGCTTCGGTGCCGCGGAAGGACCAGCGGGCCAAGGGTGACTGTTATCTGCGGGGACTGATGCTGGACGGCCGTCGCAAGTCGATCCAGGCGATGGCGGAGCGGCTGCCGGACGGCAATGAGCAGAATCTGCAGCAGTTTGTGAACCAGTCGACGTGGGATCCGGTGCCTGTGCAGCGGCGGATCAATGAACGGCTGCTGCCGCTGGTCGACCCGGTGGCGTGGGTGATCGACGATGTGTCGATGCCGAAGGACGGGCGGATGTCGGTCGGTGTGGCTCCGCAGTACTGCGGAGCTCTGGGCAAACGGGCGAACTGCCAGGTCGCCGTCCGTGTCCATGCCGCCAGTGACACTGCCTCGTGCCCCCTGCAGTGGAGGCTGTTCCTGCCCGAGGACTGGGCCGCGGACAGCCACCGCCGCACCAGGACCCAGATTCCGCCCGAGGTCACGCACCGGGAGAAATGGCGGCTGGCACTCGACATGCTCGACACTCTCGCGGACTGGGGAATGACACCGCCGGCGGTGGTGGCCGACGCCGCTTACGGCACCAACGCACACCTACGAGCCGCCCTCTCAGAACGAGGACTCACCTACGTCCTGTCCATCCGGTCGGACGTGAGCGCCCACCCGCTCGACGCGGAACCCATCGCCCCGGATCGCAAGGGAGATATCGGCTGCTGGCCCCAGCCGCGATACCGCCAGAAGGCGCCGTCAGTGGCGGCTCTTGCCACGGCTCTGGGGCAGGAGGCATTCACCCCGCTCACGTGGCGCAAGGGTACGAAAGGGGAGTTACGTTCCCGCTTCGCGGCGGTGCGCGTGCGTCCTGCCGGCAAGGCCGTCGAACGACCGATCAAAGCATCGGCCTCGGCCGGACAGGGCTGGTGGGACGGGGTCCTGCCCGACTGCTGGCTCCTGGCCGAATGGCCCGCCGGAGCCGAAGCCCCCAGCGAATACTGGCTGTCCAACCTCCCGCCCGACACCCCGATCGCCGATCTGGTCCGCCTGGCCAAGGTCCGCTGGCGCATCGAGCACGACTACCGAGAGCTCAAGCACGGCCTGGGCCTGGACCACTTCGAAGGCCGATCCTGGCCCGGCTGGCACCACCACGTCACCCTCGTGACCGCCGCCCAGGCCTTCCTCACCGAACAGCGCCTCGCCCCAAAAGCACCACAACCAGCCCCACCCTCTACCAGACCGTCGACGCTCTCCAAGACACCCTGA